The Syngnathus acus chromosome 11, fSynAcu1.2, whole genome shotgun sequence genome includes the window CAAATTAAATGGACCTATTACGATTTGCATTTTAGGTTTGTCCTGAAATTTCACCTCAGGGCGGAATATCCCTAACGTCTTGTGAGTTATGTAATTAATGCTCAATGACATTTTGCCAGCAAATTTAGATTTCAGTAGGTGTGTGATGTGTCAATCGCCGACTTTACTGTCGAGTTGGGAAGCGGCTAGCTTAATTTTTTGGATTGTTACAGTCatgattcatattttgttCCGATGCTCTGCGATTTAGTCTGCACTAAGAGACGATTGGAATTCACATGTTGGCGCCAACGCTGTTGCTGCAATGTTGTCACATATGTTGATGTACGGCCCCTGAACCTCGGCGCCATATTTGCAGCGGCCATGTTAAAAACCACACTTCCCTCACAACTtgttggttgttgtttttagatTTGCGCGTCTCTCGTGTCAATCCGCcctgtcaaaaaacaaaattgctttCCTGTTTGCCGCTTTCACTGACGCAGTAGTCTCAGAACAAGTCACGTCAGTCAACATTATATAAGCACGCTTAATGTTTTACTAAGTGCACTAAGCTCCGCCCCCATTTTAGCTTATGTCGATTGTCTTTAACTTTGTTTGCTCTTAGTGAAATCTGGAATTATGAGGAATATGTTGTAATATTctgagcaaataaaaaaggctgcaattgtgtgtatatatatatatatatatatatatatatatatatatatatataaagagcCTCCTCAACGAGGTGTGGTAGAACTTTAGCCGCCGGGCTTTCTCTCGCTGATGGTTTTTGCAGATTTCATCTCACTGTCACTCAAGCTCGAATAGTTAACATGACTGCTAACCCGAAGCTCCCCGAAGGTATTCTGTGGTGCTTCCTTGGCGGCATGATTCAATGAGTTTCCCGCCTGGAATGGAACGTTGTGTTCTGCTGGAGAACATTACCTCATTGAGCTGCAGGCAATTAAGCTCGTGCATCAATCATGAttcttgtcaaaaaaaaaaaaaaaaagatctcagAAATAGAGTtgtcattttggaaaaaaaagtttttgtaggagtaaaataaaaaaaatattaactaATTTATATCAATTGACCAAGCTAGTCGGTCATCGCGGCTTGCTAGCGCTAGAAGCTAACACCAGCCTGCCCACGTGCCTCGAAAAgccaaacaacaaataaatctgCTTGGTATTTTCGCACAATTTGAGCCGCTGTTTGTTATCTAATAAATTAACAAGTTGTTAATTTTCAAGCTGTCTTGTCTTCCCTTTGTGCTCTGTTAACCTTTTTCACGGCTAATTACGCTTAGCCTAGCACTGAACTTTGCAACGCTCACATTTCAACTTAACAACCTAACGCGACATGCTGGGAACGTATCATTGACGGATATTTAATGTGCGGCAGCGTGGTGCGAAACTTTCTACTTTTTCCATCATTTCCACTCAGGCTACGTAACTTTGCGGATTTAAAACCCTCGTCGGAGTTTATGAACTACCTCACACCAGCCTGCCAAACCTGTAAAAATACTTGAGGAAATTGTGACACTTTACCTCTAGCCtactttattttggttttggaAATATGTTGTGACTACAAACAAACCCAACAGCAGAACTTTTTGCTTTGCGTTACTTTGTGAATAAATACCACATCATTATTTCTGGAGCCAACACCCAGAAAGATTATAGCGTCCTTTGCTCAGTCAAGCAAAAAGCcggtcttttcttttttgactgAATGGGTGTTCCCCCAAAAGGATTACACTCCTTCAATGTCAAGTGTGTAAATACatgaagtcaaagtcaaagtctgctttattgtcaatttcttcacatgccaagacacacaaagaaatcgaaattacgttcccactatcccacggtgacaagacatagtacacaatatacacacaagtaaacaacacaaaaaaaataaaaacaagaaggcacaaacaatgaataaataagagtgatgaataaataataaataaacaaattacacaataaataagaggagcaaaaatggagcaggtgtgcatacagcagaatattgcgcaaaagtacaggacgctacgcagaaggggggagggagttcaggatcctaacagcctggagaaaggcgccttaaaaataaaatatatattattattattattattaaggaCGTTAATAATAAACGAAATGTGGCAGTTTGATGCTTATTTGGACATTtgcatcacaaaaaaaatcccaaacaaaCTGACGCTTTGAAATGATCGCGTGACATACTTTCTCTTGAGAATGCCCTCCAAACTATCCAACAGACTATTTGTATTATTCTTATTGCCATGGCAAacagtgtgttgttgttgtgaagGCCTTGGGTGGCCTGATTGTTTTTACTCCTCCAGTGACTCGTGACTTTGCCCCGCAGGGGTGCAAACGTGCCCCTTATTGTGGGTTGCCAGGCAGCCGCTGTTTGGCCGTCACACATCCTCAGCTTTGGGGCAAATCACATGTGGGTTTTTAAGCTCCGCCCCTTtggctttttctttcctttcgtGTCTACTTATCGTCCACATCTGCCACGCAGGAGAGCGGCGTCGCATCGGTGCCGCTAAAGAATCCCGACGAGCGAGTCGCAAGTCCTCGGCTGGAAGATCTTGCGGAGGAAAGCGTGCAAGTCATCAAGGTATGTGTGCTGGTTTTTGTTGAGGAGCGTCGTGGTGTGGATTTAACGGCGCCGTGCGTCGTAGGTGTACCTGGACGGCGGACCCGAGACGGCGGACAGCGTCAGGATGTTGACGGACGAGGTGTCGCAGATTCAAGAGGTGAGGATGGGAGGAATGAGTGATGTGCGACGGGCTTCATATTTGCTCAACTTCCAGGTGAGGTATTGTCTGAAGACCCTGAGAGAGCAGATGGCGGCGAGACAAAATGGTAACAACAAGAAGGTAAGTAgaaacaaaaatcttttttttttaaattgaatgaaaCAAGGCATGatgattcaaatgttttttgtttttcagtatCCCACGAATGGCTACACAGTCAACCACATGCCCAACATCGCCAATGGCAACAACATTTACAACTACATTAGCCATGACGTAAGTACTTCAACATTTATagtgctcgtgtgtgtgtgtgtgttatgctTACTTcccttttaaaaagaaaaatcaataaagcACATTCAAAGAAGATCCGCTCATCCGGATGTTTCTAGCTGACACAATCGTTTTTCCGGCTCATtatcactggcggagctagagggggggAGTTGTAGGGGCACTGGCCCCTCCTGAAATATGCTAACGGGAAATGTGTGACTCACAATCGGATGCACCACTGAAGATCCAAATGAAAATACCCGCTTCTTATCACGGGTTCTTCTGCATTCTCAGGAGAGTGATGATAATCACGTGCAGTATCTGCGGGAAGAAACCAAGCGTCTCTACGCTCAGATGAAAGATATGGAAAGTCGGCACCGGGAGGAGAGAGAGCGGCTGCTGGTGTGTGACATTAAAATCCCATTGCGTTTCTCGATGGCCAAGAGTAGAGGTTATAAAAATTGAGTTTCCTTTTTTGACAGATGGAGTCAAAGGAGCAACGGGCGCGTCTGGAGGAGCAGTCTGAGCGTCTCCAGCGGGCGGAGACTGACTCAGCGGAGCGAGGCCGACGGGTGGAGGAGCTACAAAGGCTGCTGGGCAACATGGAGGTCGAGAGCGGGGTCCTGCGggacaaaatggccaccgGCGAGGCCGAGCTACAGCGGCTTCAGGCGGACAACGGTGAAGGAAATCAGAAAGACGACAGGTAATAAAACCAAGTGTGTgcgcttgtgtttgtgtagtaGCGACAATGTTGCGTGCGTGTTTTCAGACGTGGTCAGTTGGAAACGGAGGTGGCCATTTTGAAGGAGAAGATCCACCACTTGGATGACATGCTGAAAAGTCAACAAAGGAAAGTGCGACACATGATTGAACAGgtacacacacccacacacacacacgcacatcaCATTTCGAGTACTCAGGAAGCCATTAGTGAGGAAATTACATTCAGAAGAACATCATCAAGCAACTGAAACCAAACTCCTTAATTAGCCAAACGTTGTAAAATTACTGACTCTTTTGTACGTGCGTGTGTACAGCTGCAGAACTCACGCACCGTCCTCCAAGAACGAGATCGGGTCATCGGGGATCTGGAGGAGAAAGTGGCCTTCCTGGAAGCCGAGGTCAGACCATTTCCCAAAGTGATATAAttttaaagtttaaaaaaaaaaatcttccgcTCAGTAAACGAGAGATTatgtttctttgcttttactttattttacttttatgcTATACTCCTTAGCTTTTTTGTGCACGTttctaaaaaaacagaacaaagaGTTGCACGACCACATGGAGCATTTCTTAGCGGGCCGCGACCCCCCGCCACTCAAGAGCGCCGAGAACAAGCCGGTCATCATCTACAGGTGAGCTACGCTTGGCCCATTGTGATAATCATcaagaaatcattttaaatgtccaactatgttttatttttatctcagCAAACCTCTGACGCCGTCCGCAGCCAACAATAAGTCCCTCCCCTTCATCAAAGTCATCGAGATCAAGTCGTGAATAACAGTCACAAAgtgtaaatatgtatttaaagAGTGCTTTGCATCTGTTCAtaatcgccccccccccccattgaaTCATGTGCATGTTTAACGACTGCATAGGCGCCAGCGTGTAATCCAGAGTCACGAGTGCTTCTGAATGTGAATTTTGAATGTAGATGTGCATTCACGTTTGTGTACTAAATCCGTGAATAAATTGGATGTAATCACGTCTGAACTGACAGACATGCGACTGAATTTCAAGGAAGAGTTTGGGAGACACATtgtaaccaaaacaaaaattatatgaaaataacataatcctgagagttttttttcttttaattacactttttttgttgtttttaaattagaaTCCTGAGATTTCAGTCACATTTTTCAATGAAATTGTCTTGTTCTAATAACAGTAATTGACTTTTGTCAATCGAAAAACAACGTAGcagtgccatctagtggaccGAAGACAACATTGACGACTGATTTGAATTCATTGAAGAAACTGAAATTCATTTGTACATGACGCAGAATTTTAATCGGAGGTGACACagcaataaattatatttacaaaaatgtcacaataacaaaaatacgATGTCCAAATGTtcttctacacacacacacacacacaattcagTCACAAAGTGCTCTCCAGCGTGTTATAGTTGTCTTTGAAACTCTTCAGCTCCAAGAAGTGTTTGGGCCTTTTGCTGCGTGGGCCGGTCGAAGGCAGGTAGGTCACCTGGATGGTGGACGGAGCGTTGCGGTCCGGAGAACCCGTCAGGTCCTTGGCCGCCGActgatgctgctgctccaCAGTGCTGTTGCTCCAGTACGCCTTCACACTGAAAGTGCAACAAATATCATAAAAACACGTTCTTTCTTTGCCCCAACGAGTTAAACGTGAGTAGTACTCACACGTCTGCTAATTCATTCAGCGCCTGCTGGTATTCTAGAAATTCTGCTTCTCCGAACACCTGGAACGTGATAAAAATTTAGATATGCAGGCTTAAACGGATGCGACCATGTGGAGTCCGCACCCCGGTGCCGTGGCGGGCGTTGTCGTAGCCTTCGAGCAGACGGTCGATGAGAGCGCCGTGGCTACTCTTGATTAGCGAGTGAGAGTTTCGTAGCTCCAGCAGCCAGCTCCGGAAACTTCGGCCTGTGAAGGCGCTCGGGCTGCTGCACATCTCCTCCAAAGGGATACCTGAGTCCCTAATGGCATCCAGGGCTTTCATCCGGTACAGGTAGTTATAACAACCTGCAAGATATAAGTGATTTACGCTGATGCTTTTTACAAAATGCACGCAAGGGGTGGCAGAAACTCACTAAGCTGTGATCCACGCCTGAGCCTGGCATCATTTTCAAGCAGGAGACGAGGTTCGAACCGGATCTCGTGAACTTTAGACAAACGGGAGTCGATCTGCTCTCGTAGTACCtattaaaaacacaccaaatgccacaaaataatgaaaattatCCATGACGTcattatgtttttcttttttttaacctttggAGCATTGTGGCCGATGGGTGCGTGTGGGCCGCGACGGGATCTCATGGCAAAACGCATAATTTGCCTTTTGACGAAGATGAAGAGCAGCACGAAGACCTGTCAACACACAATGTTAGAATAAACACATAGAACAAACGCGTAAATTGTCTATTTAACTCACCAAGCTGCCGTACGCCATCACCAGGACAACATTAACACCTGATAGCGGCGGTGAGTCTGCCATGTTGGCACTAAAGTGATTAGAAATGTTTTGATATCCTTTGTTTACAAGTGAGCTACATTAGCTCGCTAGTTAGCATGTCGCTACCTTCGAAGCCAATGTCTTCTCCTAATGCATAAAACTGAAGctattttctaatttattttttataacgTTATCTATACCCACGAAATGATTGTGTGACATCTTTGGTAGCGGATAACGCTGGCTCGCTTTTCGGCTAAGCTAGTTAGCTAAACCCGACCGGCGTTGGTCGCCTCATAATTACCGTAAGTAATGTAAAAAAGGAGACTCTGAAACATTATTGTTATGGATTTAGTTTATATTGCGTATTACGGTTTGAGCGCTGTGTACTTATGCTGTATTGATAGACTGTACATTATCCTTGACAACATATGTACATTACACATTTTTTCTGAGTTTTATGTGTGAAAAACAAAGTTCCCACCAATGCTTAAGTCCATGCAGTCTTTTTATTTATCGAAAATAGTTTTGGTTTTATAACAACACTCGTACCAACATTCGCCGGCTCATGTTATCTTTGATGCGCATCAGTCGCAATGATATGTCACCGGTcaggggtgaaaaaaaatatgcccaAAATAAAGCTTTATTAGTTAGTGATCACATGTTTGTTGGTCCAGCTTCCTCCAAGCACTGTGAAGCGGCAGACCACATGACACAGCTCTCCGTGGTGTCAGAGTGGAAGCGAAACAGGTAAACGTCGGTGGTTGTTACGTGTTATAAGGAAAGGGGGACAAAAATCACAACTTtttgtgtgacattttttctACAAGTGGAAGTTGGGGGCGATTGTGGTTATCGTGAAGAAATAGAACCTAGCAAGATTGGGGAACGAGACTACTTGTCGGCCGGTGTCTTGTCTAGTCTGAAGCCGGCCGGGTTCCTGGTCAGTAGGGTGGCgtttattgtcttttttttttttttttttttagaggaaCAGGAACGAGATTTTAGTCTTTTACCTTAAAACCTCTTTAATGCTATTTTCACGTAAAGAGCGCCTTTTAATATTGTGGAAGTGTGGTCTTTATTATCAATGCCAGCTAAGTAGTTAGCCTTTAGCCACGTCCAGTTAGTTGAACCTAGCGTAGCTAAGTCGTTAGCATCCAACTAGTGGGGAAATTACGTCTTTTCAGGGGTCAGTCAAGTCCAACACGGTGACCTAGTTAATCGAATACATGTAGTTGGCAATGTTGCTTTCACGACAGTAAGACACATATTGATTGGTTTGCGTGTATTGAATCGACACTCGCGAGCTAACGTTAGCCCCGTGCTAAAAGTTAGCCTCGTCGCCATGAGGTGTAGCCGCTCGAGGCGGAAGCCCACCGAGACTTCAAAGCTTGATAATATTCACCCCCTTCTCCGTCACCTATTCCACATTTTATTCGCTATTTTTTCGATTGTTGATATGACTTGTTTGATATGGACATGCCTCAACGTCAggcttgttttcttctttctgtGTCAGTCCAAGCCGAGCTTTTTACGTAACGTGTGCAAGATTAAGCGGTCGTTTTCGATAACGAGGTTGGCAGCATAACAAAAAACGCATTAATGTTGACCCCCCCATGGCAGTTTTACCTAAACTTGACCCCTAAAGTCTTGCCAATGCATTTCCATTGTGATGTAGCTGCTACTTCACACAGTTGCTCCACTGATGTTACTTTCATTTTAGGACAGTGATGTTTTGACTTTAAAACGGGTCACACTTGTACCTTGGAGCCTTATCTTGTTTCCCACACCTCTTGCATTGCCTTTGTGTTATTTGAAGTCTGCGATAAAGTCactcctctttctctttctctcctcaGGTGTGATTTGTTGTAAATAACTTGTttgtatatactgtaaatCATGACGTCCGTGGGCGGAAACCGGGCCCGGGGCAGCTGGGAACAGACGCAGCAAGGCCAGACGCAGGGCCAGACACAGCACAAGCAAAGACCTCAGGTACACCCTCGTTCAAGTCATTTTCCACTTTCTTAAACTGGAGTGACTTTGATTTTGGCCAGATTGTCGTTGTCACCTGAAGCTCATTGTGATGA containing:
- the LOC119130608 gene encoding protein C1orf43 homolog, giving the protein MADSPPLSGVNVVLVMAYGSLVFVLLFIFVKRQIMRFAMRSRRGPHAPIGHNAPKVLREQIDSRLSKVHEIRFEPRLLLENDARLRRGSQLSCYNYLYRMKALDAIRDSGIPLEEMCSSPSAFTGRSFRSWLLELRNSHSLIKSSHGALIDRLLEGYDNARHGTGVFGEAEFLEYQQALNELADVVKAYWSNSTVEQQHQSAAKDLTGSPDRNAPSTIQVTYLPSTGPRSKRPKHFLELKSFKDNYNTLESTL
- the tuft1b gene encoding tuftelin 1b isoform X1, with the translated sequence MHTLCVGTSFFPRRMGKMAEGKTDDGHRPRSTESGVASVPLKNPDERVASPRLEDLAEESVQVIKVYLDGGPETADSVRMLTDEVSQIQEVRYCLKTLREQMAARQNGNNKKYPTNGYTVNHMPNIANGNNIYNYISHDESDDNHVQYLREETKRLYAQMKDMESRHREERERLLMESKEQRARLEEQSERLQRAETDSAERGRRVEELQRLLGNMEVESGVLRDKMATGEAELQRLQADNGEGNQKDDRRGQLETEVAILKEKIHHLDDMLKSQQRKVRHMIEQLQNSRTVLQERDRVIGDLEEKVAFLEAENKELHDHMEHFLAGRDPPPLKSAENKPVIIYSKPLTPSAANNKSLPFIKVIEIKS
- the tuft1b gene encoding tuftelin 1b isoform X2 is translated as MLTDEVSQIQEVRYCLKTLREQMAARQNGNNKKYPTNGYTVNHMPNIANGNNIYNYISHDESDDNHVQYLREETKRLYAQMKDMESRHREERERLLMESKEQRARLEEQSERLQRAETDSAERGRRVEELQRLLGNMEVESGVLRDKMATGEAELQRLQADNGEGNQKDDRRGQLETEVAILKEKIHHLDDMLKSQQRKVRHMIEQLQNSRTVLQERDRVIGDLEEKVAFLEAENKELHDHMEHFLAGRDPPPLKSAENKPVIIYSKPLTPSAANNKSLPFIKVIEIKS